In Allomuricauda ruestringensis DSM 13258, the following proteins share a genomic window:
- a CDS encoding sulfatase-like hydrolase/transferase, which translates to MRNNILFLIAVLATLMVGNAQNTEDTKVVLITLDGFRWQELFTGADSLLIANKDYVHETDMLKEAFWREIPKERREALLPFIWGQVEKMGQIRGNRKLGSKVNLTNSMWFSYPGYNEILTGAADDALIQSNDKIPNPNITILERYNNTPEGKGKVAAFGSWDVFPFIINEERSGVPVNAGFEAATENLNEREKFLNQLQEQIPSPWGSVRLDAFTHHYALEYMKKEHPKLVYISYGETDDFAHDGDYQAYLKSAHNTDTLIKEVWEFTQQDDFYKGQTVFIITTDHGRGTEPLGTWRSHGSDIKGAGAVWMMAFGKNITPLGEVEREEQLYSNQFAPTILQIMGMPVAKEIKGEPIKL; encoded by the coding sequence ATGAGAAACAATATTTTATTTTTAATCGCAGTATTGGCAACTTTAATGGTTGGCAACGCCCAAAACACAGAAGACACGAAAGTGGTATTGATTACTTTGGACGGTTTTCGTTGGCAGGAATTGTTCACAGGAGCAGATTCCCTTTTGATAGCCAATAAAGATTATGTCCATGAAACCGACATGTTGAAAGAAGCTTTCTGGAGAGAAATTCCTAAAGAAAGAAGAGAAGCACTATTGCCATTTATCTGGGGCCAAGTGGAAAAAATGGGGCAAATCCGTGGCAACCGAAAGTTGGGCAGCAAAGTAAACTTGACCAACTCGATGTGGTTTTCCTACCCAGGTTACAATGAAATTTTGACGGGAGCCGCTGACGATGCACTTATCCAAAGCAATGATAAAATACCAAACCCCAACATTACTATTTTGGAGCGGTACAATAACACTCCCGAAGGAAAAGGCAAAGTAGCCGCTTTTGGTAGTTGGGATGTGTTTCCCTTCATTATAAATGAAGAACGTTCTGGAGTTCCCGTAAATGCAGGTTTTGAAGCTGCCACAGAAAATTTGAACGAAAGGGAAAAGTTCTTGAATCAACTTCAGGAGCAAATACCAAGTCCATGGGGTTCGGTAAGGTTGGATGCATTCACGCATCATTATGCCTTGGAATATATGAAAAAGGAGCACCCAAAGCTGGTCTATATCTCCTACGGTGAAACGGATGATTTTGCCCATGATGGCGATTATCAAGCGTATTTAAAATCAGCACATAATACGGATACCTTGATCAAAGAAGTTTGGGAATTTACCCAACAAGACGATTTTTATAAAGGCCAAACCGTTTTTATCATCACAACCGACCATGGCAGGGGAACAGAGCCTTTGGGTACGTGGCGTAGCCATGGAAGCGACATTAAAGGGGCCGGCGCTGTTTGGATGATGGCTTTTGGAAAGAATATTACACCGTTGGGAGAAGTCGAGCGAGAAGAACAATTGTATTCCAACCAATTTGCACCGACTATTCTGCAGATAATGGGAATGCCCGTCGCAAAAGAAATTAAGGGAGAGCCAATAAAATTATAA
- a CDS encoding xylulokinase, with amino-acid sequence MYWIGFDIGSSSIKAALISADDGSFVSMAQYPEKEMSITSINPGWAEQDPEVWWKNLCIATKKLLSENNVDKNNIKGIGISYQMHGLVVVDKDLNPLRPSIIWCDSRAVATGENLFQKVGKEKCVDHLLNSPGNFTLSKLKWVKDNESDIYQKIHKFMLPGDFIALRLSGECVTTPSGLSEGIMWDFKKNDLADWLLEAAEIDPKLVSKICPSFSEQGYVNKQGAMESGLPEGIPIMYRAGDQPNNALSLNVMEPGQIAATGGTSGVVYAISGQENTREHTRINSFAHTNHTAQKTRIGKLLCINGTGIQYSWIKNELTHGLSYNDMNQQAETIPIGSNGLCILPFGNGAERMLENCRKGSRILNLNFNIHKTPHLFRAALEGIAFAFVYGMEILQNDGVDIQSIKAGNDNLFRAGIFSKTISILTQSRIDIVETTGAVGAARAAAYAFGDFSSIAEATASDAIQLTYEPDNNLNEYKQVYETWKKALNDYID; translated from the coding sequence ATGTATTGGATAGGTTTCGATATTGGTAGTTCTTCCATAAAAGCTGCTTTGATCAGTGCTGACGATGGGAGTTTTGTAAGTATGGCCCAATATCCCGAGAAAGAAATGTCCATAACCTCGATCAATCCAGGTTGGGCAGAGCAAGATCCAGAGGTTTGGTGGAAAAACCTGTGTATCGCTACCAAAAAATTACTTTCAGAAAATAATGTCGATAAAAACAATATTAAGGGAATAGGCATTTCCTACCAAATGCACGGACTTGTAGTGGTGGACAAAGACCTTAATCCATTGAGGCCTTCCATTATTTGGTGCGATAGCAGGGCTGTAGCAACTGGGGAAAATTTGTTCCAAAAGGTTGGAAAGGAAAAATGTGTAGATCATTTGCTCAATTCACCCGGTAATTTTACACTATCCAAGCTAAAATGGGTCAAGGATAACGAATCTGATATATACCAAAAAATCCACAAGTTTATGCTTCCAGGTGATTTTATTGCCTTACGGTTATCCGGGGAGTGCGTTACCACCCCCTCGGGACTTTCCGAAGGGATAATGTGGGACTTTAAAAAGAACGACCTTGCCGATTGGCTTTTGGAAGCGGCAGAAATAGACCCTAAGCTTGTTTCCAAAATTTGTCCCTCGTTTTCAGAACAAGGATATGTGAACAAGCAGGGAGCCATGGAAAGTGGCCTGCCCGAAGGCATTCCCATAATGTACAGGGCCGGGGACCAACCCAACAACGCCCTTTCCCTCAATGTAATGGAGCCAGGGCAAATTGCCGCCACCGGAGGAACTTCCGGGGTTGTATATGCCATATCTGGACAGGAAAATACACGGGAGCATACAAGAATCAACAGTTTTGCGCACACCAACCATACAGCTCAAAAAACGCGAATAGGGAAACTATTGTGCATCAACGGTACAGGAATCCAGTACAGTTGGATCAAAAACGAACTGACCCATGGACTTTCTTACAATGATATGAACCAACAGGCCGAAACCATTCCGATCGGTTCCAATGGCCTTTGCATTCTTCCCTTTGGGAACGGTGCAGAACGCATGTTGGAAAATTGTAGAAAAGGCTCAAGGATCCTTAACCTCAACTTCAACATCCATAAAACGCCACATCTATTCCGGGCAGCACTCGAGGGCATTGCATTTGCGTTTGTGTACGGCATGGAAATATTACAAAACGACGGCGTTGATATTCAATCCATAAAAGCTGGAAACGACAACCTTTTTAGGGCAGGAATATTTTCCAAAACCATTTCTATACTCACACAGAGCCGGATTGACATTGTGGAAACCACTGGCGCCGTAGGGGCAGCCAGGGCTGCAGCCTATGCCTTTGGGGATTTTTCGAGTATTGCCGAAGCTACGGCATCTGACGCCATCCAATTAACCTACGAACCAGACAATAACCTTAACGAGTACAAACAGGTCTATGAAACATGGAAAAAGGCCTTAAATGATTATATTGATTAA
- the xylA gene encoding xylose isomerase produces MITKGDKEFFKGIGKIPFEGKESDNPLAFKYYDENKMVGGKTMKEHFKFAIAYWHTFNDTGSDPFGAPTKNFPWLINTDPVQQAKDKMDAAFEFITKIGAPYYCFHDIDLIDEGSTLAESEKRLDIITDYAQEKMKESGVKLLWGTANCFSHPRYMNGAATNPDFDVVATAGAQVKNALDATIKLGGENYVFWGGREGYMSLLNTDMGREQDHMARFLHMAKDYARAQGFKGTFFIEPKPMEPTKHQYDFDSATVIGFLTKYDLLDDFKLNIEVNHATLAQHTFEHELQVAADNNLLGSIDANRGDYQNGWDTDQFPVDVYELAQAMLVILQAGGFQGGGINFDAKLRRNSTDLEDIFYAHIGGMDAFSRALLAANAILENSNYLSLRKNRYASFDTGSGKAFEEGELSLEDLYAHATTHQDIKKISGKQELFENIINQYI; encoded by the coding sequence ATGATTACAAAAGGAGACAAAGAATTTTTTAAAGGCATAGGCAAAATTCCTTTCGAGGGGAAAGAATCGGATAACCCTTTGGCTTTTAAATATTATGATGAAAATAAGATGGTAGGCGGCAAAACCATGAAAGAACATTTCAAATTTGCCATCGCCTACTGGCATACTTTTAACGACACGGGTAGCGACCCCTTTGGGGCACCCACCAAAAATTTCCCGTGGTTGATCAATACAGACCCTGTTCAGCAGGCCAAGGACAAAATGGATGCCGCCTTCGAATTCATCACAAAAATTGGTGCGCCCTATTACTGTTTCCACGATATTGACCTGATTGATGAGGGCAGTACCTTGGCCGAATCGGAAAAAAGATTGGACATCATAACGGATTATGCCCAAGAAAAGATGAAGGAATCCGGAGTTAAATTGCTCTGGGGAACGGCAAACTGTTTCAGCCATCCACGCTACATGAACGGAGCCGCTACCAACCCCGATTTTGACGTGGTAGCCACTGCAGGAGCCCAAGTTAAAAATGCACTCGATGCCACCATCAAACTTGGAGGGGAAAACTATGTGTTCTGGGGAGGACGCGAAGGGTACATGTCATTGCTCAACACCGATATGGGCCGCGAACAGGACCATATGGCACGCTTCCTGCACATGGCAAAGGATTATGCCCGTGCGCAAGGGTTTAAAGGAACATTCTTTATTGAGCCCAAACCCATGGAACCCACAAAGCACCAATACGACTTTGATTCGGCCACTGTTATCGGGTTCCTTACCAAATACGATTTATTGGACGATTTTAAACTCAATATTGAGGTAAACCACGCAACTCTGGCACAACATACCTTTGAGCATGAACTGCAAGTGGCAGCGGACAACAATCTTTTGGGAAGCATTGATGCCAATAGGGGCGATTACCAAAACGGTTGGGACACAGACCAGTTCCCTGTTGATGTTTACGAGCTGGCCCAAGCTATGTTGGTAATCCTGCAAGCAGGTGGTTTCCAAGGTGGAGGCATTAATTTTGATGCCAAACTGAGAAGAAACTCCACCGATCTGGAAGACATTTTCTATGCGCACATTGGGGGAATGGATGCATTTTCAAGGGCATTGTTGGCGGCCAACGCCATTTTGGAAAATTCCAATTACCTTAGCTTGCGAAAAAATCGCTACGCATCTTTTGATACCGGTTCTGGGAAGGCATTCGAGGAAGGTGAACTTTCTTTGGAAGACCTTTATGCACATGCTACAACCCATCAGGACATCAAAAAAATCAGCGGTAAGCAAGAATTGTTCGAAAATATTATCAACCAGTATATTTGA
- a CDS encoding solute:sodium symporter family transporter encodes MALISFLGFTLLVGIISWWSVRKTDESSSDGYFLGGRSLTAGVIAGSLLLTNLSTEQIVGLNGSAYKDGLSVMAWETLAALAIVVTALFLLPRYLKGGLTTVPQFLAKRFDVTTKTITSGLFLTGYVVVLLPVILYSGSVAISGMFDVPGLLGVSDSTALVICIWGIGIIGSIYAVFGGLKAVAVSDSINAVGLIIGGILIPVFGLMAIGDGSVLGGLETLMAANPERFDSTGNPGQEVPFATIFTGMMLVQLFYWGTNQQIIQRGLGAKNLAEGQKGLLLAAFLKILGPIILVLPGMIAYYYFEGGLASSDLAYPELVRAVLPKPLMGFFAAVLFGAILSSFNSVLNSSVTLFGIDIYKQHINKNASETTVVKYGKVFGVCLALAAMFIAPLIANAGSLFNYLQEINGIYSIPIFTIIVVGYLTKRVPAIAAKIGILSGSVLYIISQFIIGPKMVANALAEAKANGITDPAELNMVEAGAYPHYLHVMAILFVSNIIIMLIIGKFYPRKEPFQLEYTKQVSIEPWKHVKLASGFIAFIVIAIYIYFAK; translated from the coding sequence ATGGCACTTATTTCGTTTTTAGGATTCACACTTTTAGTGGGGATAATATCCTGGTGGTCCGTTAGAAAAACAGATGAATCTTCCTCCGACGGCTACTTTTTGGGAGGCAGGAGTCTTACCGCAGGGGTCATTGCCGGCTCCCTGTTATTGACCAATCTGTCCACGGAACAAATAGTGGGCCTTAATGGGAGCGCCTATAAAGATGGTCTTTCGGTAATGGCCTGGGAAACCTTGGCCGCGCTTGCCATTGTGGTCACAGCATTATTTTTGCTGCCACGCTATTTAAAAGGCGGGCTAACTACGGTACCCCAGTTTTTGGCCAAGCGTTTTGATGTTACCACAAAAACCATAACCTCTGGATTGTTCCTAACGGGGTATGTGGTGGTATTGCTGCCAGTAATTCTTTATTCTGGATCGGTGGCCATAAGCGGCATGTTCGATGTTCCTGGATTACTTGGGGTCTCGGATTCCACTGCCTTGGTAATTTGTATCTGGGGAATTGGTATCATAGGATCCATTTATGCCGTTTTTGGTGGATTGAAAGCAGTTGCCGTTTCGGACAGTATCAACGCGGTCGGACTTATAATCGGGGGAATACTGATTCCTGTTTTTGGTTTGATGGCGATAGGCGATGGAAGTGTTTTGGGAGGGCTGGAAACCTTAATGGCCGCCAACCCCGAACGTTTCGATTCTACAGGAAACCCCGGACAAGAAGTCCCCTTTGCCACTATTTTTACCGGAATGATGCTGGTTCAGCTTTTTTATTGGGGCACCAACCAACAGATCATTCAGCGTGGATTGGGCGCCAAAAACTTGGCGGAAGGGCAAAAAGGACTTTTATTGGCGGCATTCTTAAAAATTTTGGGACCAATCATTTTGGTATTGCCCGGAATGATCGCCTACTACTATTTTGAAGGAGGACTTGCAAGCAGCGACCTTGCTTATCCGGAACTGGTTAGGGCAGTACTGCCAAAACCGCTGATGGGCTTTTTTGCGGCAGTTCTGTTCGGTGCTATCCTGAGCTCTTTTAATAGTGTGCTCAACAGTTCGGTTACCTTGTTCGGGATAGATATCTACAAACAGCACATCAATAAAAATGCATCTGAAACGACCGTGGTAAAATATGGTAAGGTGTTTGGCGTATGTTTGGCACTAGCAGCCATGTTTATCGCCCCGCTCATTGCCAATGCTGGTAGTTTGTTCAACTATCTACAAGAAATCAACGGAATATACAGTATCCCGATTTTCACGATCATTGTAGTTGGATATCTTACAAAAAGGGTCCCTGCCATTGCAGCTAAAATCGGTATCCTTTCAGGATCCGTTCTTTATATCATCAGCCAATTTATTATTGGTCCCAAAATGGTAGCTAATGCCCTTGCCGAAGCTAAGGCAAATGGAATTACCGACCCTGCTGAACTAAACATGGTAGAGGCTGGAGCATATCCGCATTATCTTCATGTAATGGCCATATTGTTCGTTTCCAACATCATTATTATGCTGATTATTGGAAAATTCTATCCAAGAAAGGAACCTTTCCAACTGGAGTACACCAAACAGGTATCCATAGAGCCTTGGAAACATGTAAAACTGGCAAGTGGGTTTATCGCTTTTATTGTAATTGCCATCTATATCTACTTTGCTAAGTAG
- a CDS encoding LytR/AlgR family response regulator transcription factor yields MRCIIVEDQPPAQRILRKFIQDVPTLELVDVFSDGLKAMEFLNTDSVDLMFLDIHLPKINGLDFLKSIPEPPQVILTTAFSEYALEGYDLNVVDYLLKPFSFQRFLQAINKVNAKHEHIISKNDTPPLAEIYVKSSHEHIKVLIKDIFTITSDSDYTEIHFKEKKILSNEPLRHWVEVLGGSQFYQIHKSHIINTKKIDRISGNLVLLTNGAKIPMGRAYKDNFLKNILQ; encoded by the coding sequence ATGAGGTGTATTATTGTTGAAGACCAACCGCCTGCACAGCGAATTTTAAGAAAATTTATCCAAGATGTACCCACCTTGGAGTTGGTAGATGTATTTTCCGATGGGCTGAAGGCGATGGAATTCTTGAATACCGATTCGGTGGATTTGATGTTTTTGGACATCCATTTGCCTAAAATTAACGGGTTGGATTTCTTAAAAAGTATTCCGGAACCGCCACAGGTTATCTTGACCACTGCTTTTTCCGAATACGCCCTTGAAGGATACGACCTGAATGTTGTGGATTACCTGCTAAAACCATTTTCTTTCCAGCGTTTTTTGCAGGCCATAAACAAAGTAAACGCCAAGCACGAACATATCATATCTAAAAACGATACTCCGCCCCTTGCGGAAATCTACGTAAAATCCAGCCACGAACATATCAAGGTATTGATAAAGGACATTTTTACGATTACTTCAGATTCCGATTATACCGAAATCCACTTCAAGGAAAAGAAAATATTGTCCAATGAGCCACTACGCCACTGGGTAGAGGTATTGGGCGGCAGCCAATTTTATCAAATACACAAATCCCATATCATCAACACCAAAAAGATTGATAGGATCTCGGGTAATTTAGTTTTGTTGACCAATGGTGCCAAAATACCTATGGGGAGGGCATACAAAGACAATTTCTTAAAAAACATATTGCAATAA
- a CDS encoding sensor histidine kinase, producing the protein MLHILVLLFFSFERHTGSIVVHRAIFLLFYALATVAITYYLMPKFLYKKKYWQFFLGAGMVVAMIITIEETVLEPLIFPNTKRADTFPGIYISLLGVLPVMFILSGCKFGWDALKKQAQIDELETTIQESELQFLRSQINPHFLFNNLNNLYSYALQESPKTPEIILEMSGVLRYMLYESKEQFVPLKKELEQLGNFIRLYKLQIEDRGEVRFDVDKIEGEYKIAPLILIVFIENAFKHSQSGQSSDIEIDISVKLSNATLEFSCKNNYEPGFSLDSVAKGIGLKNVRKRLELLYPKKHVLKIEEADNSYNVFLRLELEKV; encoded by the coding sequence GTGCTCCACATACTAGTGCTGCTGTTTTTTTCTTTTGAAAGACATACAGGAAGCATAGTTGTGCACCGGGCTATATTCCTTTTGTTTTACGCCCTTGCCACTGTAGCGATTACGTATTACCTCATGCCCAAATTTTTGTACAAAAAAAAATATTGGCAATTCTTTTTAGGAGCCGGCATGGTCGTAGCGATGATAATTACCATAGAAGAAACGGTTTTGGAGCCTCTTATATTTCCCAATACAAAAAGGGCGGATACTTTCCCAGGGATCTATATCTCCCTTTTAGGGGTTTTGCCCGTAATGTTCATTCTTTCTGGGTGCAAATTTGGTTGGGATGCCCTAAAAAAACAAGCTCAAATAGATGAACTCGAAACGACCATACAAGAAAGCGAACTGCAATTTTTGCGAAGTCAGATAAACCCCCATTTTTTGTTCAATAATTTGAACAACCTTTATTCTTATGCCTTGCAGGAATCGCCAAAGACCCCAGAGATCATTCTTGAAATGAGCGGGGTACTGCGGTATATGTTGTACGAATCCAAGGAACAGTTTGTACCTTTAAAAAAGGAATTGGAGCAATTGGGCAACTTTATCCGGTTGTACAAACTGCAGATAGAGGATAGGGGCGAGGTTCGGTTTGATGTGGACAAGATTGAAGGGGAGTATAAGATCGCACCCTTGATCTTGATTGTATTTATTGAAAATGCTTTTAAGCACAGTCAGTCCGGCCAATCATCCGATATCGAAATAGACATATCCGTAAAACTGAGTAATGCTACATTGGAGTTTAGTTGCAAGAACAACTATGAACCGGGATTTAGCCTGGACAGTGTTGCAAAGGGGATAGGTTTAAAGAACGTACGAAAACGCCTTGAACTGTTGTACCCTAAAAAACATGTTTTAAAAATAGAAGAGGCCGACAATTCCTATAATGTGTTCCTAAGATTGGAATTGGAAAAAGTATAG
- a CDS encoding YceI family protein yields MKKTFLALAFLTSFMVVAQSTWKSDGAHSKVGFGITHLMISEIEGHFSDFDIIATATDTFDEAEFTVDIKTTSIDTDNDRRDDHLRSADFFDAEKYPSITFKSTNFEKTGDNTFKLTGDLSMHGVTKPVSLEGKVNGIITDQRSQKLKAGLKLTGTINRLEFGVGGDTPTLGDEVEITINLEMAQQ; encoded by the coding sequence ATGAAGAAGACATTTCTCGCACTGGCATTCTTAACCTCTTTTATGGTTGTGGCACAATCTACATGGAAATCGGATGGAGCACACTCCAAGGTAGGTTTTGGCATTACCCATTTAATGATATCGGAAATAGAAGGACATTTTAGCGACTTTGACATAATAGCGACCGCAACCGATACCTTTGACGAGGCTGAATTTACCGTTGACATTAAAACAACCAGTATTGATACGGATAACGATAGACGCGACGACCATTTAAGAAGTGCTGATTTTTTTGATGCTGAAAAGTATCCTTCCATTACCTTTAAAAGCACCAATTTTGAAAAAACAGGGGACAATACCTTTAAACTGACCGGAGACCTTAGTATGCACGGTGTTACCAAACCGGTAAGCTTGGAAGGAAAAGTGAACGGGATAATTACTGACCAGCGAAGCCAAAAATTGAAAGCAGGGCTCAAACTGACCGGAACTATTAACCGATTGGAGTTTGGTGTTGGTGGCGACACGCCTACTTTGGGCGATGAGGTGGAAATTACCATTAACCTAGAAATGGCCCAACAGTAA
- a CDS encoding TonB-dependent receptor codes for MRNYLVLILFVLVFKISYSQFNEKELSFTFENVSHLEALQKINSDTDYQIYYLQNWFTDSLIQKKYTNENIEYIVADLLKGTMVNYFLYPPNKIILTNNNNIYSNLPEGFFGKDSAEVQTVSASRKVAPIFYAKGDESVSKSMETIRVGRETGDKSKETYTLSGYITNFESGDPIPDMTISTNDNRLLAVTSFEGFYRIELPIGSNILKFRALGIERTEKEIIIFNDGTLDLEFNESIEQLDEVVVEGDIYKNIEETVSGTEEIDSEESKTIPLVLGERDVLKVATALPGISSAGEGATGFNVRGGKADQNLVLFDGATMYNPQHFFGIFSAINPFSIGQLEVYKGNIPAKFGGRLSSVFDIKTKDGDNSEFKGEASLGPVTGNLVLETPVVKGKSSFMFGARGAYANWILRSMKEESLSKSRATFYDGVANYTHQVNENNKIKATAYYSKDNFSISSDSLYIYDNRLVSLRWQHKFNDKHLSEVQIANSGYTFNIEYERGANNDFDLGYKINETEARINLDYLHSTDLKFNYGVEGKLYAVAPGTLEPLNEESSVEYNSLEKERALESAAYISANYSITKKFAVDLGLRYSTFMALGEQTQYEYEEGAPKNQGTVRDTIQYGNNEVIETYGGPEIRAGARYLLTPSLSLKAGYNRSIQYVHILTNNTTISPIDTWKLSDLNIEPQTGHQYSFGVFKNLDANAYEISLEGFYKTSDKVLDFKTGAQLLMNENVETEVLQGEGKSYGVEFLLRKNRGKLNGWLGYTYSRSFLKLDSEFEEERVNNGEFFPSNFDKPHDLSMVANYKFTKRFSLSANFVYQTGRPVTVPVGNFTFNDAEYAVYSDRNSYRIPDFYRLDLGFNIEGNHKLNKVGHSFWTISVYNVLGRNNPYSVFYVTENGNVEAYKSSIFSIPVPSITYNFKF; via the coding sequence ATGAGAAATTATTTAGTCTTGATTCTGTTTGTCTTGGTTTTCAAGATATCATATTCCCAATTTAACGAAAAGGAGCTGTCTTTCACTTTTGAGAACGTTTCCCATTTAGAAGCTCTGCAAAAAATTAATTCGGACACAGATTATCAAATTTATTATCTGCAGAATTGGTTTACGGACAGTCTAATTCAAAAAAAATATACCAATGAAAATATAGAGTATATTGTGGCAGACCTATTGAAAGGCACAATGGTGAATTATTTTCTGTATCCGCCCAATAAAATAATACTTACCAACAATAACAATATTTACAGTAACCTTCCCGAAGGATTTTTTGGAAAAGATTCAGCAGAAGTCCAGACTGTGTCAGCTTCCAGAAAGGTGGCTCCAATATTTTATGCAAAAGGAGATGAAAGCGTTTCCAAAAGTATGGAAACCATCAGGGTGGGTCGAGAAACTGGCGATAAATCAAAGGAAACGTACACGCTTAGCGGCTATATCACAAACTTTGAGTCTGGAGATCCAATTCCAGATATGACCATTTCAACCAATGACAACCGATTGCTTGCCGTAACTAGTTTTGAGGGGTTTTATCGTATTGAATTACCAATAGGATCCAATATTTTAAAGTTTAGGGCGCTGGGCATAGAGAGGACCGAAAAGGAAATCATCATTTTTAACGATGGCACTTTGGATTTGGAGTTCAATGAAAGTATTGAGCAGCTGGATGAAGTGGTAGTGGAGGGAGATATTTACAAAAATATTGAAGAAACTGTAAGCGGAACAGAAGAAATCGATAGTGAAGAAAGCAAAACTATTCCTTTGGTCCTTGGTGAAAGGGATGTCTTAAAAGTTGCAACGGCATTGCCGGGAATATCATCGGCCGGTGAAGGGGCAACAGGATTTAATGTTAGGGGAGGAAAGGCAGACCAAAATTTGGTATTGTTTGATGGTGCCACCATGTACAACCCCCAGCACTTCTTTGGAATATTTTCAGCCATTAATCCTTTTTCAATAGGGCAATTGGAGGTGTATAAGGGAAATATTCCAGCAAAATTTGGAGGTCGTTTATCTTCAGTTTTTGATATTAAAACAAAAGATGGCGACAATTCCGAGTTTAAGGGTGAAGCCTCATTGGGTCCTGTAACGGGCAATTTGGTTTTGGAAACTCCGGTGGTAAAGGGAAAATCCTCGTTTATGTTTGGTGCCAGAGGTGCTTATGCTAACTGGATCTTACGATCTATGAAAGAGGAATCTTTGAGTAAAAGTCGCGCAACATTTTATGATGGAGTGGCCAATTATACCCATCAGGTGAATGAGAACAACAAAATAAAGGCTACGGCATACTACAGTAAGGACAATTTTAGTATTTCCTCTGACTCCCTTTACATTTATGATAACAGGTTGGTATCACTAAGATGGCAGCATAAGTTCAACGACAAGCACTTATCCGAGGTTCAGATTGCCAATAGCGGTTACACTTTTAATATAGAATATGAAAGAGGGGCCAACAATGATTTTGACTTAGGTTATAAAATCAACGAAACAGAAGCGAGGATAAACTTGGATTACTTGCACAGCACCGACCTCAAATTTAACTACGGGGTCGAAGGAAAGCTATATGCCGTAGCGCCTGGAACTTTGGAACCCTTAAACGAAGAATCCTCGGTGGAATACAATTCCTTGGAAAAGGAGAGGGCTTTGGAATCGGCAGCATATATATCGGCAAATTATAGTATAACCAAAAAGTTTGCCGTCGATTTGGGGTTGAGGTATTCCACGTTCATGGCTTTGGGAGAACAAACCCAGTATGAGTACGAAGAGGGAGCTCCGAAGAATCAGGGTACTGTTCGGGACACGATCCAATATGGCAACAATGAAGTAATAGAAACCTACGGTGGCCCCGAGATAAGGGCAGGAGCACGATACCTACTTACCCCCAGTCTATCTTTAAAAGCAGGATACAACAGATCCATTCAGTACGTTCACATACTTACCAATAACACTACAATTTCGCCAATTGATACATGGAAACTCTCCGATTTGAACATTGAACCTCAAACAGGACATCAATATTCCTTTGGAGTATTTAAAAACCTGGATGCCAATGCCTACGAAATAAGCTTGGAAGGGTTTTATAAAACAAGCGACAAGGTATTGGATTTTAAAACGGGAGCACAGCTATTGATGAATGAGAATGTGGAAACCGAAGTATTGCAAGGGGAAGGGAAATCTTATGGGGTAGAATTCTTGTTAAGAAAAAACAGGGGTAAATTAAACGGTTGGCTGGGTTATACCTATTCACGTTCCTTTTTAAAATTGGATAGTGAGTTCGAAGAGGAAAGAGTGAACAATGGAGAGTTTTTCCCCTCGAATTTTGATAAACCTCACGATTTGAGTATGGTGGCCAATTACAAGTTTACCAAAAGATTTAGTCTGTCCGCAAATTTTGTGTACCAAACCGGTAGACCTGTTACTGTTCCCGTGGGCAATTTTACTTTTAATGATGCTGAATATGCCGTTTATAGTGATAGAAACAGCTACCGAATCCCTGATTTTTATAGGTTGGACCTCGGTTTTAATATAGAAGGGAACCACAAGCTCAATAAGGTTGGACATAGCTTTTGGACCATTTCTGTATACAATGTTTTGGGCAGGAACAACCCTTACTCGGTTTTTTATGTCACAGAGAATGGAAATGTTGAGGCTTATAAGAGCTCTATTTTCTCAATACCGGTTCCTTCCATAACCTACAATTTTAAATTTTGA